The region CAGAGACTTGGGATACTGCTGCGCTGGGGGCAGCGGGCCCTAGTCACTCGTTCGTGGGCACTACCGGCTTTGGTGCAATGATGTCAGGCTTGACGGGGGCTTCGATGTCTGGCGGCGGATTCCCGGGCCTGCCGTATACTGGTTTTGGCAATGGGACGAACACCAGTACTTCGAAGAAGTGTCCACCACCGCGCACCACAGGATGTTGCTGTGAAGTCGTTTCCTTGAAACTAGTTGATGGCACTGGCAAACCACCCAAGCAAGACGCGTCACCCAATACGCCCCCAGAATTGATGGCTAGGATCGCTAACACGCCCGTAATGCTGCAAAATCGTGCCGTCGGCGGGATGGCTGTAGGACCAAAATTCAAGTGGAAGGTAGTCTTGGAAGCGAAAGGTAAGGGACTTCCATTCCTCAATTGCAAGCTACAGTACATAGAGACTTCCAATATAGACCTGCCAAGTATTGGCGTGAAAGCCGGGGTGCCGCTTGACTCCGCCAATACTCCCGAAGCAAAACAAGATCGCAACCCCAACACCACGATGGGGGCCTGGAACGTGAACACGGGTAAGTGCGAAAAAACGACGTTCGACATTCCCGATTTCCCCTCTCTTCCGCAGAGATTCGCGAAAGGCAAGGGTACAAATTGGAAGTTGTTGATTGAAGTGCGAGTCACGTCAGGATGCCCACCGGGGCGCACGCTAGTAAGACGTATCTTGGTGGAAATATTTATGTTGGGCGCCTTTAACACCGGAGGAGTATATCCTATGGACTGGGAGTACTTGTCGCTGCCCAATCCAAGATACCCATAGTTGCTCCGGATTATCCAGTTTCTCATGCACAAGACACACATCAAACTCGCGTGCTCCGTCTTGTTGTGCGGCTCTTGCTTGAGCCCACATTCTGACGTATCGCAAGGAGCAGGGTCCACTTTGAACGACACAGAAAGTGTTAGTCTGCGCGGGAGGTATGGAGAGCGTTGTGTTATTACTCCGACGTCAATTACATTCTCCGACGTAAAGGGGGTTGTGCGAATGCGCGGCGTCGTGCAGGACCAAAAGGTTTCGGTCACGCTGCGAGATGCTGATGGACGAACCGGATTTCATATCGACTTGGACCGGGAAGGTGTAGCAGCGAACATTGGGAGAAGCAGCGATTATCACGTGAATATCGGATCATCAGCGCGCGGATGTCACATGGGCGTCTGGGACTCGCAGATTCTTCGCGTCGTGATGCAGGCGGTTAGTCAGGCTGTGAGTGCAGAAACAGTCAAAGACCGAGCTTTTGTCGAGGTAGTGGATGACAAGGGCGCTGCGGTGTTTACGACAAGAGGAAAGTAGGGTCGGAGCACTCGGTAGCGACCATCTCGTCGGGTGTGGCTCCCCCACATTGAGCAAGGCTGACGCCGGGGTGGCAGCGCTTGTGCCATCCTGACGATCCGAGCACAAGTATTTGTGTAAAAAGTACTTGTACAAACGTGCGCCCCTCCCTATCGGATGCAGGATGCAAACCAAGCGTCCTGGGAGGGGCGCCGCACGAGAGTACGTCCTCGTGAAGGTGCCAGTTGAACACAAACAACTCGCCGAGTCGATGCAGAGCCTGGTGAACACCATGGTGGCGGTGGCGGGGTCGAACAGCGGCGGTCGCACAGTGAACTACGCGGAGACCGAGAGGGTCATCGCCGAACAGACGGCAGCTGTCGAGCGAGAGGTGCATGCCGGGTTGCTTCGTGCGCTCGATGCGACAAGCGACGAATCTGGGTCCGAGGCGCAGAGTACGCCAGGTTCGGGCGCGAGCCGGGCACGTACTTCACGATGGCAGGCCCGGTCGTGGGAGCGGGCGGCGTACCGCCAGGTCGGAGTGCGGAACGGACCGATCCTCGACCCGATCAGGCTACGCACCGGTGCCTAGGGTGTGGCTCTCGCATTGAGCAGCCGCGCCGTTACCGTCCTGCCCGCGCCGACCCGGATCGCGGCGTGCAGTGAGTAGCCTTCATGATCGGCACAGAGCTTCTTCGCGGGTCACGGCCGGCGATCCGGGACCGCATCGCCGAACAGGAGCACGGTCTGCCCCGAGCGCCGGCCGAAGGGGATCAACCCCTGCACGGCCGCGGCGTGGTGGGTCGCCATCTCGTCGAGGTCATCCCCGGACTCGTCGCTGAGGGCGGCATGTTCGTCGAGAAAGCCGCGGCGGTGGAGGTGGCCGAAGACGAGCGAGCGGATGTGGCGGACCATCCAACGGACGTCCCCGTCCTCGAGGTGGCGCGCAGCGTGGAAGGTCAGTGGTTGCCTCAGGGCGCCGACTCCCGTGTAGACCCCGTCGAGGAACAGCCCGTGGAAATGGACATCCAACCGGATCGCCGAGTCGAACCGCTGCACCTGGATCACCGACCCGCAGCGGCCGTCGGGCCGGCCGGCCGCCTTGGCGCGCCGGATGTAGAAGGAGTGGATCGCGCGAGCGAAGATGCCGCGGACCTCCCGGCACAGGTCGGGGTGTCGGGCCAGGAGGAAGCGCACGCCGTGGGGGAGACTCAGCACCCACTGGCGGACCGGTACCTCCCTCGACGGGGAGGTCATCGAACCCGGGCGGCGGTGTGCGCACGTTGTCGGTCATCGCATCATCCTAGCTAGCACGACGTCGTGGATCGTGAAGCGCCCATGCGGCTGCGTCGACCAAGGCTGGCTAACGTCGTGCCGCTCAGCTGCCGCGCGAGGCGCGGTCAGCTGCTGCGGCTTGTTGGACAGCATGTCATCCTGCGCACTCGTAGTCGAGACCCGGGCTCTCGTCGATCCTGGTCTCAACGTGCTGGAAGGCGCGAGTCGAACGAACGAACTGCGTGAACTCGTCGAGTTCGCTGATCGAGTGACACCACTTGTGGCCGTCGCCCAGCGAGCGGAGATCGTCGGTCGGCTCGAGCCTGAACGTGAGGTGGAGCTGCCA is a window of Polyangiaceae bacterium DNA encoding:
- a CDS encoding transposase, producing the protein MRFLLARHPDLCREVRGIFARAIHSFYIRRAKAAGRPDGRCGSVIQVQRFDSAIRLDVHFHGLFLDGVYTGVGALRQPLTFHAARHLEDGDVRWMVRHIRSLVFGHLHRRGFLDEHAALSDESGDDLDEMATHHAAAVQGLIPFGRRSGQTVLLFGDAVPDRRP